The following proteins are encoded in a genomic region of Papaver somniferum cultivar HN1 unplaced genomic scaffold, ASM357369v1 unplaced-scaffold_10, whole genome shotgun sequence:
- the LOC113326847 gene encoding protein FAR1-RELATED SEQUENCE 5-like gives MCDTNSSEEGESSSRKDKKIRINYDGDPDMAYLLDYENDFTQSQLFSQAQDDAFMEPNPEDEYMDEELNANNTQTWKTKEEAVKWVKEHAWKINCVLVKGRQSRKERVEMICERVGEKVSKKKKDMDFRYNHPRPKDLHGHYRDGRLKAHEYVEVDKMTRARMAPSKILSKLKADDKNNKTTFQQIYNSRNTLRRKDLQGRLVMQQLFWLAQKKNYAFQKKLDEFGHVTHLFIAHPECVKLALCFPQVLILDCTYKTNKYEIPLMNVVGHMSTKSPFTIAFCFLHDELKESYVWALEQVKLIIREDALPKVMLTDQEAALMFAIRKVFPNAQNFLCTFHVWNNVRKKCQGIIQPLKLKELEKIATLPDGEREVKKKEFKKAYEANESMCACFSNEWDALTWSITKEVYE, from the exons ATGTGTGATACAAATTCGAGTGAGGAAGGTGAATCTTCATCACGTAAAGATAAGAAAATACGTATCAATTACGATGGAGATCCAGACATGGCTTATTTGTTGGATTATGAAAATGATTTTACCCAAAGTCAACTTTTTTCTCAAGCTCAAGATGATGCCTTTATGGAGCCAAATCCCGAAGATGAGTACATGGATGAGGAACTCAATGCTAATAATACCCAG ACGTGGAAAACTAAAGAAGAAGCTGTTAAATGGGTTAAGGAACATGCTTGGAAAATCAATTGCGTCCTAGTTAAAGGTAGACAAAGCCGAAAGGAGCGGGTTGAGATGATTTGTGAGAGGGTTGGGGAGAAAGTAAGCAAGAAGAAAAAAG atatggatttccgttataaccacccacgtccaaaGGATCTTCATGGACATTATAGAGACGGAAGACTCAAAGCTCATGAATATGTGGAGgtagataaaatgacacgagcacgtatgGCACCCTCTAAAATTCTTAGCAAGTTGAAGGCGGATGATAAGAATAACAAGACTACGTTTCAACAAATCTATAACTCGAGAAATACTTTGAGAAGAAAGGATTTGCAAGGTAGGTTGGTGATGCAACAATTATTTTGGTTGGCACAAAAGAAGAACTATGCTTTCCAAAAGAAATTGGATGAATTCGGCCATGTGACGCACCTTTTTATTGCCCATCCGGAATGCGTAAAGTTGGcgttatgcttcccacaagttctcatattggattgcacttacaagaccaATAAGTATGAGATTCCATTGATGAACGTTGTTGGTCATATGTCAACCAAGTCACCTTTCACCATTGCTTTTTGTTTTTTGCATGATGAGTTGAAAGAAAGCTATGTTTGGGCATTGGAACAAGTGAAGTTAATCATCCGGGAGGATGCTCTTCCAAAGGTCATGTTAACCGACCAAGAGGCGGCATTGATGTTTGCTATAAGGAAGGTATTTCCGAACGCGCAAAACTTTCTTTGTACCTTTCATGTATGGAATAATGTTAGGAAGAAATGCCAAGGGATAATCCAACCGCTCAAGTTGAAAGAGCTAGAGAAGATTGCTACATTACCGGATGGAGAACgagaagtgaagaaaaaagaATTCAAGAAAGCATATGAGGCTAATGAAAGTATGTGTGCATGTTTCTCCAATGAATGGGATGCTTTGACTTGGTCCATCACCAAAGAAGTGTATGAATAA